One genomic region from Artemia franciscana chromosome 17, ASM3288406v1, whole genome shotgun sequence encodes:
- the LOC136037588 gene encoding parafibromin-like → MADPLSLLRQYNVNKKEIVERDNQIIFGEFSSPKTVKTNYIVWGSGKDNAPKQYYTLECLLYLLKNIHLQHPTYVRQAAAENIPVVVRPDRKDLLAYLNGETTTSASIDKSAPLEIPIQVKRTAGSILSSLRDDESGETLAKRPRFEDDAVQKVKDQLAAKLDAPKDASVSIDRSLSEALSIEKLAAIKAKVLANKRKTIRIGDDVESSGIRGMLDDVDLTKDILSRERQWRTRTTVLQGPPAKTFSKNIFNILQALKAKEDGRMKPPHPVAPLAGIPTTPRMQSQPASYSRYHQESFRVDKETEGFKIDTMGSYHGMNFKTVTEGSQARRGMMPPRSSNPPKAPQQQQPQKRVSKTPIIVVPSVKSLITMLNAKDILQDLKFISSEDKRAAGAKKESDLLIQRRKESNLTVPYRVTDNPQKLSPAEWDRVVAVFVQGQTWQFKGWPWNGDPTSIFVHVKAFHIKFDDMPLDANVGKWAVTLINLSRNKRHLDRAAMLDFWEALDKHILKNKPSLRF, encoded by the coding sequence ATGGCTGATCCACTAAGTCTTCTGAGGCAGTACAATGTCAATAAGAAGGAAATTGTTGAGAGAGACAACCAAATTATTTTTGGAGAGTTTTCTTCGCCTAAAACTGTAAAGACTAATTATATTGTGTGGGGTTCTGGTAAAGATAATGCACCTAAGCAGTATTATACTCTTGAatgtttgctttatttattgaaaaatatccaCCTTCAGCATCCGACATATGTCAGACAAGCTGCCGCAGAGAATATACCTGTAGTGGTGCGACCCGATAGAAAGGATTTACTTGCCTACTTGAATGGTGAAACTACCACTTCGGCAAGTATTGATAAATCTGCTCCGTTGGAGATACCGATTCAAGTGAAAAGAACAGCAGGATCTATCCTTTCATCCTTAAGGGATGATGAAAGTGGAGAAACACTTGCTAAAAGACCCCGATTTGAGGATGATGCTGTTCAAAAGGTTAAAGATCAGCTTGCTGCAAAGCTAGACGCACCGAAAGACGCCAGCGTAAGTATTGATAGATCACTGTCAGAGGCTCTTTCCATAGAGAAATTGGCGGCAATTAAGGCCAAGGTGCTGGCAAATAAGCGAAAGACGATCCGCATCGGTGATGACGTAGAAAGCTCAGGGATTCGTGGTATGCTTGATGACGTTGATCTTACAAAAGATATTTTATCAAGAGAAAGGCAGTGGAGAACCAGAACCACTGTTTTACAAGGACCCCCTGCGAAGACGttcagtaaaaatatatttaatatattgcaAGCACTGAAGGCCAAAGAAGATGGGCGTATGAAACCACCCCATCCAGTAGCTCCTCTAGCTGGTATACCAACAACACCAAGAATGCAGTCTCAGCCTGCTTCATATAGTCGGTATCATCAAGAAAGCTTTAGAGTTGATAAAGAAACAGAAGGCTTTAAGATCGATACTATGGGCTCTTATCACGGCATGAACTTCAAAACTGTGACAGAAGGGTCTCAAGCACGTCGTGGAATGATGCCACCTCGTTCTTCTAATCCTCCCAAGGCTCCACAACAACAGCAACCCCAGAAGAGAGTATCCAAGACGCCCATTATTGTTGTCCCTTCAGTAAAATCGCTAATTACTATGTTGAATGCAAAAGACATCCTTCAAGATTTGAAATTTATATCCTCTGAAGATAAAAGGGCTGCTGGAGCCAAAAAAGAATCTGACCTACTTATTCAGCGTCGAAAAGAAAGCAACTTGACAGTACCGTACAGAGTGACAGATAATCCGCAGAAACTTTCCCCCGCGGAATGGGACCGTGTTGTTGCCGTCTTTGTTCAAGGCCAAACCTGGCAATTTAAAGGTTGGCCGTGGAACGGTGACCCAACGTCCATCTTTGTACATGTCAAGGCCTTTCATATAAAGTTTGATGACATGCCCCTTGATGCTAACGTTGGTAAATGGGCTGTAACCCTAATTAATTTATCAAGAAACAAGCGGCACTTAGATAGAGCAGCGATGCTTGATTTTTGGGAAGCGCTAgataaacatattttgaagaataaaCCCAGTCTACGGTTTTAG